The DNA window CTCCTGGTCGTGATTGCTATTATTGCGATCCTGGCGGCCATGCTCCTGCCGGCCTTGAGCAAGGCCAGGACAAAGGCCCAGGGGATTGGCTGTCTGAACAATCTGCACCAACTGACGCTGGCATGGCACATGTACTCGACTGATTCCAATGATCGGGTTGCCAATAATTACGGGGTCACTCAAACGGAAGATGCCATCAACGCCAAAAAATTCGATAACTGGGTAAATAACGTGATGACTTGGAGTGCCAGTAGCAGCGTTGCTGACGTGAGCGTCACCAATATCGCCTGGGTGGCCAACGGCGTCCTTGGCAAATACATGGCTGTTGCGGTCAATGCCTATAAATGTCCGGCCGATAATTACCTGAGCCCGGCGCAATCTGCGGCCGGCTATAAGATGCGCAATCGCAGCCTCTCGATGAACTCTGTTTTTGGGCGATTCAGCATTGGAGATGATCCAACGGCCAAGGGCCAGAATTGGGGTTTTCCCGAGTATATGCAGTATCTCAAACAATCGCAGGTGTTGCGCTCCGCTAAAACGTGGCTGTTTCTGGACGAGCACCCGGACTCAATCAACGACGGCTATTTCATTAACAACCCACAAGGGGTTAATCATTGGCAGGATATCCCCGCTTGCTACCACAACGGGGCCTGCGGGTTCGCTTTTGCAGATGGGCATTCTGAAATAAAGAAGTGGCTGAGCGGCACGTCCAAGTACACACGTGTGCAGTTTGCGTATCCTGCAACAATAAACTTCGATGCCGCTGGACAAGCTGACTTTGCCTGGTACCTGGAACGCACAGGTTACGTCCAAAACGGCCGGCCGATGTTCGGCTATTGAGGGAATTGAACGGAAGCAAACGAAGGAAACGAAGCAACAGCGCCGGTGAACAGCCGCTGTGGACCTCTTCGTTTGCTTCTGTGATTCCCCTTCCGAATTGTCTTTCGGCAGGTGAGTGCTTTGTTTAGCTTCTGTGGGATACGAGGGACCGAAGCGGGTGATTTTGGCGCTCTCGTTCAGTTGTGCAGCAGTCATTTGATTCTCATTCAAATCCGCCGCCCGGGTCGCCGGTAACGTTGAGCGGCCCCCCCCGGGTTGCTTTGGACCCTGTCGCCGAAGCCGCCAAAAGGGCCCTGACCGCCCAGGGCGCAGCCGAAGCGCTGGATGAATTGCGCCGGCTCTGTGTGGCTCAGACCGAGGATACTGCCCCGCTGGAAGCCAAAGTCGAGCAATTGCGTCTGGCGGGCTATCGGCAGGAACTCAACCAGGTCCTGCAGGAGGCGCTCAGTTCGCCTCAGGCGCACCCGCACGTCGGGGCGTTATGGATGCGGCGGCTGGTGAGCAGCAATAATTGGGACCGCCGCTATCCCCAAGGGATGGACCAACTCTGCCGGCGCGGGGAAATTGGGCGGCGGGCTGTAATAGAATTTCTGCAAGCAGCCGGGGCCAGCCGCAAAGGTCGCCTGGTGTGCCATGCGCTGCGCAAGCATGGCAAATGGCTGCGAACTCATCCCCAGGGATGGCGCGCGGCCGCGCGCGCTTTGGCCGATGTCCGTGAGTACCGGCGCCTGGCGCGGTGGATGTCCTCTTGGCGCACAAAACCCGAACTCGATGGCGAACTGCTCTATTGCCTGGCCCTTGGCTTGCGTGGGACGGGTCATGAGAGGAAGGCGCAGCCTTTTGTGCGGCAGGCGCTCGAAAAGCCGGATGCCGAAAAGCAGTTTCCTGTGCTGAAGCTTTGGGCGGCGCAGGAGGAGGCCTTGGCGGGCGACGTGCAGGCCGCCGAAGGTTTGTACAAAGAGCTGAAATCGGTTGCGTGGGATGACGACTCGGTGTGCGTTTATTATCTGACCCGCGGGGTATTGCGGGTGCGCCAGGCCGCGCGCGCCAGCCGGAAAGAGGTTTTCGATTCGGCATCTACACGCGTCCAGGAGCGGGTGCGGCGGGTGGCCATTTACAAGAGGGACGTGATGCTGCGCCGGCAATATCGGCGTTGCCTGTGGCGGATGGCGGTGGATTCAGGGCGCTGGGGTAGTGGTGCGATGGCCGCCTGGCGCAGCGCGGAAAGTGTGTGGCTGCTGCTGCCCCTGGCGCTAGTGCCAGGGCTGCAATTGTTCCTGCCCTTGTACCTGTTCCGCCTGTGCGCCCGCCGGCGCGGGTTCAGGAAAAAGCGGCCTGGTTTTTAAATTCATTTGGGGGGTTGAAAGGGCTGTGGGAGAGGCTATCTTGATTCCAGAAGGGAGTACCATGAAAGTGAAGAGTGGAAAAACTATTGAGCAGCCGAAACCGTTCACGCCCGGGGTTACCAAGGCCATGGTCCGCCAGCATGCCTACGAGATGTTCCGCGATAAGCTCCCAGCCCATCCGCTTAAGCTGGAGGACTGGGTGCTCGCCGAAAAAGACCTCGTAGCCAGCCTCGAAGCGGACAATTTGCCCAAGTAAGCCAGCGGCACCGGTTCAAATCAACGCGCGTCAGGAAAGTCTGGCGCAGCAACCTTCCTGAGTGCAGGAGACGACGTAAGGAGTCTCTGATCAGCAACTTCCGGGTGAACCAAAGTGTAGTTCATGTTACGGACTCCTGAGTGGCCGTCCTCGAATGAACGGCACGTTTTCACGCGCCAGCCAGCAGCAACACCCTCCCTGTTTGAATCGTCCTGTTCCTTTTTAAGGACAGTGGCTAGGATGACGCGAGATGGGGCGCCGCTCACGCGATGGCCCCCGTCTAACCTTATGCGCGCACAACTTCTTGGAAGCACACCCTGTATCATGGCCGGCCTATTGGCATTTTATCTGCCCGCGTTTAATGGCGTGGCGGCCACGGCGGATGCCTGGCAGATCGAGAATCGCTCTTTGATTGTGACGGTCCGGCCTGAAACCGGTGTCATTTCGGTCAAGCCGAAGGACGGAGGTCACGAATGGAGCAATTCTGCAGGCCAGGGGCCTGGGCCTGTTTTCCGCAACGCGCGAAAGGATGGGAGCGCACCCCGGCGATTGGTTTTTGATGCCCCTCTTCGCGCTGGCAACACTAATCGCTGCAGCCTGACCCTCAGCCTGCGCGAGCGCGGCGCGGATTTGTTCGTGGCGATTGACCTGCCGGACCGGCAAAAGAGTATTCACGATTTTTTCCCACTGCAACCGTTCGTGCTGGAATCGACCAATGCCTATTTGGTGGTGGCGGATTATTCCGACGGCCACCTGTACACACTGAACTCGAAGCCGCAACGCGCCTGGTTCAATCTTTGGTCCATTGACATGCCGTGGGCAGGTGTTTGCGACCTGCGCACTGGCCGTGGTTACGCGCTGGTTGTCGAGACCGATGACGATGCCTGTATCCGGCTGGTGCAAGCACCCGGCCAACAGCAGGAACTGTGGATGCCTCAAGCCGGGTTCCAGGCGAGCCAGGGGCAGTTCCGCTATCCTCGCCGGTTCTTTTACCATTTTGCATCCAGCGGCGGCTATGTCACCC is part of the Verrucomicrobiia bacterium genome and encodes:
- a CDS encoding prepilin-type N-terminal cleavage/methylation domain-containing protein, producing the protein MKPHARHPNPLKLYGIQAAGPCPGTHRRACSGKRTGVKQGGGFTLIELLVVIAIIAILAAMLLPALSKARTKAQGIGCLNNLHQLTLAWHMYSTDSNDRVANNYGVTQTEDAINAKKFDNWVNNVMTWSASSSVADVSVTNIAWVANGVLGKYMAVAVNAYKCPADNYLSPAQSAAGYKMRNRSLSMNSVFGRFSIGDDPTAKGQNWGFPEYMQYLKQSQVLRSAKTWLFLDEHPDSINDGYFINNPQGVNHWQDIPACYHNGACGFAFADGHSEIKKWLSGTSKYTRVQFAYPATINFDAAGQADFAWYLERTGYVQNGRPMFGY